The following coding sequences lie in one Pontibacter sp. G13 genomic window:
- a CDS encoding S9 family peptidase: MAHSFPFLQILTSWAMALMVSLPTWMHGQSQPSLKLEDVFEIEYATHPTFTPDGQQIIYQRNFMDIMEDQRRSNLWMVDIAGKQHRPLTDGPFNDHGAQISPDGNRLLFISNRNGRPQLFIKWMDTGHISQLGRLTQSPANAVWSPDGSQIAFTMRVPEVYHPSIILPGRPAGATWAATPRVIDRTLFRRDGTGMLPKGFVHLFVMPAEGGTPRQVSSGNFNFGAPTWSPDGTKLLFSGNLGNDPDHDPIESEAYELDLASGEVKALTDQNGPNEQPRYSPDGKSVAYIGFEDQKLGYQNKYLFLIGSEGTPENITQDLDRSINSYRWAKDGKGWYISYDHEGRTRIDFVSRQGKRKVIIEDLGGTSIGRPYSGGSFTLGPDNQIAYTQSQPDHPADIGFCASADADPVRLTYLNADLLNYRETGLVEEFWYNSKHDQQKIQGWIVTPPGFDPSKKYPLLLEIHGGPFTNYGNRFSLEAQLYAAAGYVVLYTNPRGSTSYGEEFANLIHHNYPSEDFDDLMSGVDVLIARGYVDEDRLFVTGGSGGGVLTAWIIGKTDRFKAAVIAKPVINWFSFALTSDMYPYFAGYWFPGFPWEHPEHYMKRSPISLVGQVSTPTMLITGTHDLRTPMSESYQYYQALQLLNVESVLVQVPGAGHGIAHRPSQLMAKVAFVMSWFSQHGGVETP; the protein is encoded by the coding sequence ATGGCTCATTCATTCCCTTTTCTCCAAATCCTGACCTCTTGGGCTATGGCCCTCATGGTTTCCCTTCCTACTTGGATGCACGGGCAATCCCAGCCCAGCTTAAAGCTTGAAGATGTATTTGAAATCGAGTACGCCACCCATCCAACCTTTACCCCAGATGGACAGCAGATCATCTATCAGCGCAATTTCATGGACATCATGGAAGACCAGCGCCGCTCCAACCTTTGGATGGTTGACATTGCCGGTAAGCAACATCGGCCCCTGACCGATGGCCCATTCAATGATCATGGGGCTCAAATTTCACCAGACGGGAATCGCCTCCTGTTTATCTCCAACCGCAACGGCAGACCCCAGCTGTTCATCAAGTGGATGGATACGGGCCATATTTCCCAATTGGGCAGACTCACCCAAAGTCCCGCAAATGCTGTTTGGTCTCCAGATGGAAGCCAAATCGCCTTTACGATGCGCGTTCCAGAAGTGTATCACCCCTCGATCATTTTGCCGGGACGACCTGCAGGAGCCACCTGGGCAGCGACCCCGAGAGTGATCGATCGGACACTTTTCCGACGTGATGGAACAGGCATGCTTCCCAAAGGATTTGTTCATCTATTTGTCATGCCAGCCGAAGGGGGTACCCCAAGACAGGTCTCTTCGGGCAATTTCAATTTTGGAGCGCCTACATGGTCACCGGATGGCACTAAGCTGCTATTCTCCGGAAACTTGGGCAATGATCCCGATCATGACCCCATCGAGTCAGAAGCCTATGAGTTGGACCTTGCCTCGGGAGAAGTCAAGGCGTTGACAGATCAGAATGGCCCCAATGAGCAACCCAGATATTCGCCCGATGGCAAATCAGTTGCCTACATTGGCTTTGAGGACCAAAAGCTCGGCTATCAAAACAAGTACCTATTCCTGATAGGATCAGAAGGAACCCCGGAAAATATCACCCAAGACCTCGATAGAAGCATCAATTCCTATCGGTGGGCCAAGGACGGAAAAGGATGGTACATCAGCTATGATCACGAAGGTCGCACCCGAATCGATTTCGTTTCCAGGCAAGGCAAACGAAAGGTCATCATTGAAGATTTGGGGGGCACCTCGATTGGACGCCCCTACAGCGGAGGCTCGTTTACCCTCGGTCCTGACAACCAAATCGCCTATACTCAATCCCAACCCGATCATCCTGCTGATATTGGGTTTTGCGCGAGTGCTGATGCAGATCCTGTGAGACTCACATACCTCAATGCTGACCTTTTGAATTATCGCGAGACAGGTCTTGTGGAGGAGTTTTGGTACAACTCCAAGCACGATCAGCAGAAAATCCAAGGTTGGATTGTGACTCCACCAGGATTCGATCCCAGCAAAAAATATCCACTGCTCTTGGAGATTCATGGTGGGCCGTTCACCAATTATGGCAATCGTTTCTCTTTGGAGGCGCAATTGTATGCAGCAGCAGGATATGTCGTACTCTACACCAATCCACGTGGATCGACGAGCTACGGGGAGGAGTTTGCCAACCTCATCCACCACAACTACCCCAGCGAAGATTTTGACGATCTCATGTCCGGCGTGGATGTACTCATCGCAAGAGGGTATGTAGACGAGGATCGGTTGTTTGTCACCGGAGGAAGTGGTGGAGGAGTGCTGACAGCTTGGATTATCGGTAAAACAGATCGTTTCAAAGCTGCTGTCATCGCCAAACCCGTGATCAATTGGTTTTCATTTGCCTTGACCTCGGACATGTATCCCTATTTTGCGGGATACTGGTTTCCCGGATTTCCTTGGGAACATCCAGAGCATTACATGAAGCGATCTCCTATCTCGTTGGTGGGACAAGTTTCCACCCCAACGATGCTGATCACAGGAACCCACGACTTGCGCACGCCGATGTCGGAGAGCTACCAATATTATCAAGCACTTCAGCTTTTGAATGTTGAATCCGTATTGGTACAAGTTCCGGGGGCTGGCCACGGGATTGCCCATCGCCCGAGTCAGTTGATGGCCAAGGTTGCCTTTGTCATGTCTTGGTTCTCCCAACATGGCGGAGTGGAAACCCCCTAA
- a CDS encoding sigma-70 family RNA polymerase sigma factor — MGQQSLNLPEYRSLLIPIARNLVGNVEDAEDIVQEAMLKWLSMENRDIQHERGYLVKTVVNKSLNFIRDRKRALSKNHELIEDGQSVEMPTYIEKGSDLSLGMLMLLEKLNASERAVFLLKEIFGYSHKEIAEILGISEANARQILSRAKRHLNREESRYEADPVKHIHLYQKFIDVCQGENLSELLEILKEDIQIDISRPAAQLQRVEGAVPVAEYLMAFYRSGITYEWMWLKDLPALVAWQMRKPIRVIKLEGNGEQISQVLIEELTEERELIGY, encoded by the coding sequence ATGGGTCAACAATCATTGAATCTACCAGAATATCGATCTCTGCTGATTCCCATTGCACGAAACTTGGTGGGAAATGTGGAGGATGCAGAAGATATCGTCCAAGAAGCTATGCTCAAATGGCTCTCTATGGAAAACCGCGATATCCAGCATGAGCGCGGGTATCTCGTCAAAACTGTTGTCAACAAAAGCCTCAATTTCATCCGAGACCGCAAGCGAGCGCTCTCCAAAAATCATGAATTGATCGAGGATGGGCAGTCTGTTGAAATGCCTACCTACATCGAAAAGGGATCTGACCTCTCTTTGGGGATGCTCATGCTCCTTGAAAAACTCAATGCGTCAGAACGAGCCGTTTTTTTGCTCAAGGAGATTTTTGGATACTCCCACAAGGAAATCGCCGAAATCCTCGGAATCTCAGAGGCCAACGCACGTCAAATCCTCAGTCGTGCCAAGCGACATCTCAATCGCGAGGAAAGCCGATACGAAGCTGATCCCGTCAAGCACATTCACCTGTATCAGAAATTCATCGATGTATGTCAGGGGGAAAACCTCAGCGAGCTGCTCGAAATCCTCAAAGAAGATATTCAGATCGACATCAGCCGTCCTGCTGCTCAACTACAACGAGTGGAAGGTGCGGTGCCTGTGGCAGAATATCTCATGGCATTTTACCGTAGCGGCATCACCTATGAATGGATGTGGCTGAAAGATCTTCCAGCTTTGGTAGCATGGCAAATGCGGAAACCCATCCGTGTGATCAAATTGGAAGGAAATGGCGAACAGATCAGCCAAGTCCTCATCGAAGAATTGACCGAGGAGCGTGAATTAATTGGCTACTGA
- a CDS encoding DUF3810 domain-containing protein — translation MTSKKSRLISVDHRFVWIGLGFLTWLLKWVAGSNPGFTEWVYAQGFFQVVRLVWDYTLGWLPFPWLYLAVPGLIGWWVWRFIRANQTFKKLPIKNRIARWLLGTTTFFAGLFTLFYFLWGFNYFRMPIEQWLQLKVPIASELKLGKTLSSQISRTSSLEASIPDKNQGPLKMSHLPSDLEGHLRVHLEAVLEEMGYPTVGRVRAKRVWPQGALMQMGASGIYIPFVMEGHVDACIPPVSLPFTMAHEMSHGYGFGDEGTCNFLGYLACQHSPDPAIRYSGAMGYYRYLARSYMGANPEVYEALRQGLPAGMVADLDAVNAVIRRYPGWYPWLYAKIYDTYLEKQGISEGSENYDRILQLIPAWEHKMTQ, via the coding sequence GACTTGGTTTTTTGACCTGGTTACTAAAATGGGTAGCGGGTTCCAATCCCGGTTTTACAGAATGGGTGTATGCACAGGGATTCTTTCAGGTAGTAAGATTGGTTTGGGATTATACCCTAGGTTGGCTTCCGTTTCCTTGGCTTTACTTGGCAGTTCCGGGGCTTATTGGCTGGTGGGTTTGGAGATTTATTCGTGCCAATCAAACTTTCAAGAAGCTCCCAATCAAGAATCGAATCGCCAGATGGCTGCTGGGAACTACGACCTTTTTTGCAGGGTTATTTACCCTATTCTACTTTTTGTGGGGGTTCAATTACTTTCGGATGCCCATCGAACAATGGCTGCAACTGAAGGTTCCTATCGCCTCAGAATTGAAATTGGGAAAAACGCTTTCTAGCCAAATCTCCCGGACGTCATCGCTGGAAGCATCTATCCCCGACAAAAACCAGGGGCCCCTCAAAATGTCTCACCTTCCTTCCGATTTGGAAGGACACCTTCGGGTGCATTTGGAGGCAGTCCTTGAGGAGATGGGATATCCAACAGTCGGTAGAGTGAGGGCCAAGCGAGTGTGGCCACAGGGAGCTTTGATGCAAATGGGAGCATCTGGAATCTACATTCCGTTTGTGATGGAAGGACATGTGGATGCGTGCATTCCGCCAGTCTCATTACCATTTACGATGGCTCATGAAATGTCACACGGATATGGGTTTGGCGATGAAGGAACCTGCAATTTTCTGGGGTATCTCGCATGTCAACATTCTCCTGACCCTGCAATCCGATACTCTGGCGCCATGGGGTATTACCGGTATTTGGCTCGAAGCTACATGGGGGCTAATCCGGAAGTCTACGAAGCGCTCAGGCAAGGACTTCCAGCTGGAATGGTGGCCGATTTAGATGCGGTGAATGCGGTCATCAGAAGATACCCCGGATGGTACCCTTGGCTCTATGCGAAGATTTATGATACTTATTTAGAAAAACAGGGAATCAGTGAAGGATCTGAGAACTACGACCGAATCCTTCAGTTGATTCCTGCATGGGAGCATAAGATGACTCAGTAG